The genomic window GATTTTGTGTACACATCCTCGCAAATTAGCGATGCTAAGCCGGTAAACATCAACGTACAAAAAGTTAGCCTTGATGAGGCACTGGTAGCCTGTTTTAAAAACCAGCCATTGAGCTACACAGTAAAAAATAAAACCATCGTTGTTAAAGAAAAATCAAGCCCAACAACTAAAACTACTAATACGCAAGTAAGATATCGCATGGTTACGGGTAAGGTAATTGATGGAGAAAAGCGTCCGTTGCCTGGTGTAACGGTGTTGTCTAAAGAGTTAAATGTGCGTACGGTAACCAATAAAGACGGTGACTACAGAATAGATGTAGTAGAAGATGGGCAAGCAACCTTAATTTTTTCCTTCATCGGGATGCAGACCCGAGAGGTGGTAGTTGGAGCAAAAACTACTGTAGATGTAACCTTATCCGATATCGTGAACGAAATGGAAACGATGGTAGTAACTGGCTATCAAATCTTAAAAAGATCTGATGTGGTAGGCTCTGTGGCTACCATACAAGCAAAGGAACTAAATTTTAATGGTATCAATACTTTAGAGCAGGCTTTGCAAGGTAAGTTGGCTGGTTTGGTGGTTACCAACCCTAGTGGTTTGGTAGGTACTAAGCAGAATGTGCGTGTAAGAGGAACATCTACACTGGTTGGTACGCAAGAACCTATTTGGGTAGTAGATGGTATTATCCAAGAAGATCCATTGCCATTTAAGGCGCAAGAACTAAATACTGCCGGTGGCGTAACTACAGACAATTTCGATTACCTTAGGAACTTTGTAGGCAATTCTATCCGCTGGTTAAATCCTAATGATATACAAGATATTACCATACTTAAAGATGCTTCGGCAACGGCCATTTATGGGGTGCGTGCTGCTAATGGAGTTATCGTAATTACCACCAAAAAGGGACAGGTAGGCCCGCCGTCAATCAATTATTCTACCAATTTAAGCTTAACAGAGAAGGTAAATTACGATAGATTGAATTTGATGAATTCGAAGGAACGCGTAGCTGTGTCTAGAGAAATTTTTGAAAGAGGTTTAACCTCGCCTGTGGTAAATAACAATATAGGTTATGCCGGAGCATTAAATGAGTATCTCTATTTGAAAACCATTAATGAGACAGAATTTAATGCTAGAGTAGCCGAACTCGAAACAACAAATACCGATTGGTTCGATATTTTATTCAGAAAACCGTTCAGTATGTCGCATAATTTGGGGATTTCTGGCGGTAGCACCTCTACCAGATATTTTACTTCTTTCGGTTACAACGCCACCAACGGTACCGCAATTGGTAACGATAGCCGTAGCCTAAGTGGCAATTTATCCATTGTATCCGATTTAAGAAAAAACCTTACTTTAAGTTTGCGCTTATCGGCTTCTAAAGCAACTACTAACGGGTTTTACCAAATTGCACCCTACGATTATGCCAGTAAGGTAAATAGGGTAATTGCTGCCTATCAAGACAATGGAGAACTTAACTTTTACAGAAACAGATCTGGTTATTTCTTCAATTTTATCAATGAGAGAGATCAAACAGGTAACGTGAATAATGTATTGTCTACCAATGCTGTAATGGACGTGAATTATCAAATCTTGAAAAATTTAAGGTTTCAAACTTTATTCAGCTACAACGGTTCGGCTACCAATGGATCTACCTACGCTACCGAAAAAACAGAATATGTATCTAGAGCGCTAAGGTTTGCAGAGTATGGTATTAAACCTTCTGATGCTGCGTACATCAACTCTAGGTTGCCTATTGGAGGCGAGTATAACCAGGTGATGAACACTGGACGAACTTGGGGCTGGCGTAATAATTTGTCGTTTAACGAAACTTTTGGTAAAAAACATACCGTGGCAGCAATGCTAGGATGGGAAACGAACAGTACGCGTTATGAGGGTTTCCAATCTACCGAATATGGTTTTCTCAGAGACAGAGGAAAGTCGTTTGCTACACTTCCATTAACCTATACTACGGCAAGAACGGTTAACCCTTTGTTGGTCTCTAACCCTACAGTGATTGACAGAAGGGTAAACACCATGGGTCTATACCTCACTACTAGCTACACTTATGCAAGTAGGTACGTAGTTAACTTTAGCATTAGAAATGATAGGTCAAACCGTTTTGGGCAGTTTACCAATGAGAAGTTCAATCCGGTATGGGCAGGAGGTTTCCGTTGGAATATTGCCAACGAAAAATGGTTTGTGGCTAACAATTGGCTAAGTGGGTTAAGCCTGCGCAGTTCATTTGGTTATCAACGTAACATTGCTTCAAACGTTAGTCCAGATTTAATCATTAGAATACCTACTGGCGCAACAGTAAATAATACCGATGCTTTTACAGGCGAGACCTTGTTAACTGTACGCAGTCTTCCTTACGGCGATTTGCGATGGGAGCAAACCATGAGCTTAAACTTAGGTTTAGACTGGAGCCTTTTTAACAATAAAATAGGCGGATCATTTGAATATTATACCAAGCGTGGAAGAGAATTGATTACCAGTTTAGACGTACCGGCCGAATACGGTGTAACTTCGATGCTAATAAATGGTGGGTCTATGAATAACACAGGCTACGAACTAAGTGCAAATTTTGTACCTGTAAGAACCAGAAACTTTACATGGTCGGTTAGTTTAAACACCTCAAAAAACATTAATAAGATTACCAAAACTGGCCCACAGGTGGTAAGTTGGCAAAGCGCAGCTCTGGGTCAGTTAAATTCGGCTGGCATGCCAGTTTCTGCTTTCTATGCTTTTAGGTATACGGGAATTAATCCTGCAAATGGCGAACCAACTTTCGATCTTTCAGTTGCTCCGGGGGGCAATCCTAAAGATCCAACATCTTTTATGCAGTATGTGGGCAAATTAGACCCAGATTTTACTTCTGGCTTAGGGATGAATTTTAGGTACAAGATGCTAAGTTTTAGTAGTTCATTTTACCTGCAGGTAGGCGGCAGCCGCTTTTTGCCACCTTTGTACAATTATGCCGAATCTAATTCTGGTTTGCCTACAGAAT from Pedobacter sp. SL55 includes these protein-coding regions:
- a CDS encoding SusC/RagA family TonB-linked outer membrane protein; translated protein: MKKSILLESKPCAYYSNQTMGRVSKLVIVLLAIFAFQVRASYAQTVTIVKTNAKIVDIFKEIRKQTGFDFVYTSSQISDAKPVNINVQKVSLDEALVACFKNQPLSYTVKNKTIVVKEKSSPTTKTTNTQVRYRMVTGKVIDGEKRPLPGVTVLSKELNVRTVTNKDGDYRIDVVEDGQATLIFSFIGMQTREVVVGAKTTVDVTLSDIVNEMETMVVTGYQILKRSDVVGSVATIQAKELNFNGINTLEQALQGKLAGLVVTNPSGLVGTKQNVRVRGTSTLVGTQEPIWVVDGIIQEDPLPFKAQELNTAGGVTTDNFDYLRNFVGNSIRWLNPNDIQDITILKDASATAIYGVRAANGVIVITTKKGQVGPPSINYSTNLSLTEKVNYDRLNLMNSKERVAVSREIFERGLTSPVVNNNIGYAGALNEYLYLKTINETEFNARVAELETTNTDWFDILFRKPFSMSHNLGISGGSTSTRYFTSFGYNATNGTAIGNDSRSLSGNLSIVSDLRKNLTLSLRLSASKATTNGFYQIAPYDYASKVNRVIAAYQDNGELNFYRNRSGYFFNFINERDQTGNVNNVLSTNAVMDVNYQILKNLRFQTLFSYNGSATNGSTYATEKTEYVSRALRFAEYGIKPSDAAYINSRLPIGGEYNQVMNTGRTWGWRNNLSFNETFGKKHTVAAMLGWETNSTRYEGFQSTEYGFLRDRGKSFATLPLTYTTARTVNPLLVSNPTVIDRRVNTMGLYLTTSYTYASRYVVNFSIRNDRSNRFGQFTNEKFNPVWAGGFRWNIANEKWFVANNWLSGLSLRSSFGYQRNIASNVSPDLIIRIPTGATVNNTDAFTGETLLTVRSLPYGDLRWEQTMSLNLGLDWSLFNNKIGGSFEYYTKRGRELITSLDVPAEYGVTSMLINGGSMNNTGYELSANFVPVRTRNFTWSVSLNTSKNINKITKTGPQVVSWQSAALGQLNSAGMPVSAFYAFRYTGINPANGEPTFDLSVAPGGNPKDPTSFMQYVGKLDPDFTSGLGMNFRYKMLSFSSSFYLQVGGSRFLPPLYNYAESNSGLPTEYENLSRQILDRWTPSNTSASVPALPNGTLPFVALPNADQRSNNNLYNFYNYSTDRVVSATSLRCNDVRVSYALPEGLVKKLKCKNMSIGGGVSNPFTINSRDFRGIDPEVALGGQPRTRNYTVNLNLSL